TTGTGGGAAGATGATTGttttctacctttctctccATCATAACAAGGACGAAAAACATTAGTGGAGACACGGGATAGTACGAATTATGGGGTTACACCAAAGCACACaaagtaagaaatataaaagagcaaatataggaagaaaaatatgaaccgTACTGGATTATGTAgagtatttatatttttgttttctttttatgtcggATAGCAAGAAAAGAAGCGTAAATTGGTACTACGTGggcatgagaagaggaggaggaggaggaggaggaggaggaggaggaggagaagaaggagaagaaggagaaggattagagctgggaggaggagaaaaagaagaacaataataatgacaacgataacaacaacaacaacaacaacaacagcaacaaaacaacaacagtaatagtgcAGTAGTAatgcagtagcagcaataaccaccaccaccaccaccaccaccaccaccaacactaccaccaccatcaccaccaacaccacgacCCTACAAACATAAAAACAGTAGTAATCATAACAAGACTAGCTCACCAGTCTCAGCAGAGGATTCCTTATAGTTGttccagctttggctttcccaGTACGAGACGGGCGCAGGTAAGGGGCTGTGTGCGTagaaggtgggaggaggaggaggagaagaaggaggattatTGGAaggatattattgttattattatcattctacttctgctttttctatttcttattattatcattactatttctactactactactactactactactactactactactactactactactactactactactactactactactactactactactactactaccaccaccaccaccactactactactactgcactaccaccactacaccaccaccactgcaccaccacaccaccaccaccaccaccaccaccacaccacaccaccactaccaccaccaccaacaccaccaccaaccaccaccaccaccaccacaccactgcactactgctacaaccacaccactactgctaccaccaccaccacaccaccaccaccaccaccaccaccacaccacaccaccaccaccaccaccaccactgcaccaccaccactaccacctgctacacctgcactaccacctcaccatcaccacaccaccaccaccaccaccaccactactactattattactactactactaccactactactgctactgctactactactactactacctactactaccactactactactactactactactactactattctaggTTTCACTCACCATCCACCGTATCAAGTTCGGACGGGGAATAGTTCTGAGTGTCTAGTAGGCTTTCCCGATAGGAAGGAAATTCGTACGAGGATCctggagataaatagataaatagatagactgatagacagataggcatacatacacacatacggaCATAAGCATACATAGAAAAGATGAATTGAagatagatgaaatagaaagaatcaGACATTTACAATAGATCAGTAcaaatacacagacaaacagatatataataaaaatacagactgaaaaaaaaggatagaaactaATAAGTtgattttgtcctttttttttttatggaataagggaagctggttaaaggcaaaaaaaaaaaaaatgaaaaggcccacttgattgccagttccctaaaagattaagagagttaaccaaaaatctgggtaaatgtcttcaaacctccctcttgaaagaagtcaagtcgtaggaagatggaaatacagaagcaggcagggagttccacaatTTACCAGAGAttaccagagtttaccagtaagacagacagacagaaagtacagacagatacagagatATTATCCCAGACAACAATACCTATACAGAATGCCTATTTGAGTTAAGCTGGAACAATCTACACTACTTCCCTCATTAGCAAGAACAACACCACAATTAGCACACACATCCACCACTGAGAGAGGCCAAGAGATAACATGATTGACGGTGTTCCTTGCCTATGCGTGAACACCAATAATGAATAGgtaactgttctctctctctctctctctctctctctgtaatgtttGCTGTTATATTATTTTCGCTTACTAATTTATTCTGTAATTTTTTGTatcattgttgtttattttagtGTGATGTAGGATATTATAgtctctctgtgtttctatttctgtctttgtcttgttttctgtgTATCTGTCCATTAGTATCTCTGTcagtttgtgtttctgttggtTTTGTctgttctgtttgtctgtctgaaattttatctgtctacctgcatattctctctctctctctctctctctctctctctctctctctctctctctctctctctctctctctctctctctctcttcttgggcATGTCATTTTTTCAAGGTATCGTGTTGAACTGAACGGCGAGAGAAGATCAGTTTGGGCATTGATAGAGACCTGAATGTtgagtttttccttattttcttacgttctAATGGAGTAGCAAGAAATTACCCAGTTTACGAgttgataaaaggagagaaaactggTGTAAATTCAAACATTGGTCTACTTTTGTTAGATTTAagtttggttttatttatgcattGGAGCGGGGacggggtggagggaagaagaggaggtgcatACCTAGTGCTATAACATTTAATTTGATAGGGTTTAATTTGAAGTATTAATTAAAATAAGGATTACATCTGagtgaataataatgaagaatgggATATTTAAGTTAACCTGTGTGTGTTATTgcctttttttcgttcatttctttAATGTTCTAATtgaaagtatatatttttttgacgTGGTAATGATGAAGCACATTTTAGAGAGGTTCAATAACAacagctgcaacaaaaatgctCATAACAAagataacactaataacaatactgaaaagtgaaagagagagaaaaaaaaaacatgaacttcAAAGAGCTTTCACCACAAAACCGAGGAAACACAAATTGCTCCACGACAAAAGAGTAAAAGTTagaaatattaggaaaagaaaatgaaagggaaaaaaatgaaatacacgtacaaacacacacacacacacacacacacacacacacacacacacacacacacacacacacacacacacacactcctcccacGCATGCACACTCCCGTAAATttcaatacaattttttttctcctcacacacacacacacacacacacacacacacacacacacacacacacacacacacacacacacacacacacacacacacacacatagtctctctctctctctctctctctctctctctctctctctctctctctctctctctctctctctctctctctctctctctctctctctctctctctctctctctctctctctctcataagaaggcataaaacaaattgaaaagaaaattaataaaagaaaaaaacatctacTTTCTCGAATGAATCAGTAAATTTCCCATTAGATAAGACAGTAAGCACTATTGGACCACTAAACGCTACAGTACTAGATCCCACGAAAAGCAAAATGTGTGAAATCTTcataagcatctacaagaaaaagaaaagtgataaaaagaatGGATTTTTGCAATTTCTAGCCAGTTAGTGTTTGGAGGTGGctggagaacaagaaaagatgtcTCAGACTGAttggtaatgaaaaaaagtcataaGACACATCATGTCCACCTTTTCTCCTACAAAACCCTCCTAGAAAACTTAAGCACATCTCCGTTAGAACAGTAGACGTATTAAAGTCTCATGATATATTCGCTCAGGTAACCAGATAGGCATTAATTAACCCACAAGGCGAAAGGCGTAAGACACAAAATTTCCATATTTCCTACAAAACCCCCTTGAAAAATCTTTAGTACATCTGCTTTCAAACAATAGACCATTTAAAGACACATGATATATTCGCTCAGGTAACCAGGTGGGCATTAATTAACTCACCAATCTCTGCAGGACTCACAACAGGACCCCGCACGCCCCGAGGAGGAATCCTTATGGTGAGAATGCCAGGAGCTGTGacgggggagaaagagaggataagtgagtgaagagagagagagagagagagagagagagagagagagagagagagagagagagtacacaaaaccaacagaaacacagactgacagatatataaacagaaagatacacagaaaagaaagaaaaaaaaacaaagacagaaatCGAAAGACAGAGAAACTATAATATCAtactaaaaataaacaacaatgaaaaaaaaaaactaactttgCATcataaggaaggaataaattaGTAAGCGAAAGTAATACAACAGCAAACATTACAGGGAGCCTCAGGTGGGAAGGTAATAAGTGCGTGCATTGCCTAGTCACCTGTGATGGTCCTTCCGAGTGACAGAAcaattatattcttttcttccactcacTGCACCGCGCGCGTCATCTTTCTGTGTCGCTCTCGAATACCGATCCCGTTTTTCTTACAGTAATTAAAGGTAACAAGTCGAATGAAAGTGCTTTGGATACAGgctcctcttttcctgtttttctgctttcattttcttcttttgttttaatgattctccgttttcttccagtGTGTCAATGTAGTGAATTGAATATGAGTGCTTTAGATACAAgcacttcagtttttttttattttttcactttctttttcttttgatttaacgattctccgttttctttcagtgtgtAAGCGTAGTGAATCAAATATACGAGTGCTTTTGACACCCATTcgttacttcctttcctccacacactcGCTTTCTTCGTCGGTTTTAATGATATGCTAAATTAAATACGAGCTCTTTTGACACCCAGTCCTTTTTCTATCTCATCTTCGTTTCCTCTCAGTGCTTAAATGTAGCGCAAATCATTATACAGACCCTTCTCTTTCccactcattttcttcctctcttttaacAGTATGActcattgttttcttctgtttcgATACAATAAAATGGTTCATCTTTCGTCATAAAACTCTCCATGtccattaatagaaaaaaaaaaactgtcctgTCTATCTACTGGTCAGTGTCCTAATTTTCCGAGTCGCTAATCCTCAAAAGGCGTCTTTGTCCATCGCCTCAATATGGATCAACCGCCCTGCTTCCTCTAATCTTTTGAGTGAAGAGAGCATAAGACGCACACTCAGGGATCACTTGCTTTCTTACCACTTTGAGCCTTAAGCATCTCAGAAATTCTCACAAGGACAGTGTAAAATGCAGCTGAACCATAATATTACTTTCTTGTGGCCGATTACTGCTTTCAATCCTCTCTGACTGCTACAGCTTCACAGGAGGGTTGATGAGATCGTCAGGTGCAGGTCTTTGATATCTCAAAGGACATCGGTGACAGAATGTTTAAACCTTTCATTGCATGCAGTTTTATTTCAGCACAGCAAAGTCATCCAGGCTTTTAAGCTGAGATAATGAGACTCAGGCA
The Portunus trituberculatus isolate SZX2019 chromosome 39, ASM1759143v1, whole genome shotgun sequence DNA segment above includes these coding regions:
- the LOC123515613 gene encoding uncharacterized protein LOC123515613 isoform X2, which codes for MRVVVGVVAVVALVVAVAEGDSLMTRSKKYKLCTARDINMFVTQLCSGALTRMRVGRHNSHPAPGILTIRIPPRGVRGPVVSPAEIGSSYEFPSYRESLLDTQNYSPSELDTVDAPYLRPSRTGKAKAGTTIRNPLLRLISGTKERVAAR